In Ilumatobacter fluminis, the following proteins share a genomic window:
- a CDS encoding NUDIX domain-containing protein — MPNPHFRAGVVAVVRRSDGDVLAFERADVPGAWQLPQGGIEDDESPEQAAWRELEEETGLGRDDVRLVGSHDGWTVYQWPDGVRKKKGRLGQAQRWFFFEPLHDTVRPRPDGKEFCDWTWMSTEQLIADVADFRKRSYEEVLGG, encoded by the coding sequence ATGCCCAACCCTCACTTCCGAGCCGGTGTGGTCGCCGTCGTTCGGCGCTCCGACGGTGACGTGCTCGCGTTCGAGCGAGCCGATGTGCCCGGCGCCTGGCAACTGCCCCAGGGCGGGATCGAAGACGACGAGTCGCCCGAACAGGCCGCGTGGCGTGAGCTCGAGGAAGAGACCGGGCTCGGGCGCGACGACGTCCGACTCGTCGGGTCCCACGACGGCTGGACCGTCTACCAGTGGCCCGACGGCGTCCGGAAGAAGAAGGGCCGGCTCGGTCAGGCGCAGCGATGGTTCTTCTTCGAGCCGTTGCACGACACGGTTCGTCCACGACCCGACGGCAAGGAGTTCTGCGACTGGACGTGGATGAGCACCGAGCAGCTGATCGCCGACGTCGCCGACTTCCGCAAGCGTTCGTACGAGGAGGTGCTCGGTGGATGA
- a CDS encoding tetratricopeptide repeat protein — MSDDRSRSSRPGSGRSSGSGSRGSSGGKRGGTGRPSGKPGSKPAGRSGKPAGRSSGPSKGRPGGKPGSKSGGRAGGSGRPPRDGRRDDRRDDRRDGRGDDRRGGRRDDRRDDWRAEPRTEAERRAAAVRATRGPRRTERTPELEQEQIESRTTEQWIDEGSVRSEAAAATRRASGGGSGSREPAEIDPEVVAEIQAALSPDRAKRLTERLGSASAALDRERFEEALRIVTPLTRELPHVAAVHEVSGLAAYRLGRWKKASQSLELARQLHDDPALLPVLADCYRAQRRWIDVDAVWDEIKSKSPPHDIMAEGRIVVANSLAEQGKLKDAISMMNSVAQKPKRVRDHHLRQWYVLADLYDRAGDTMAASRWFTEVARNDPQFADVSERLRALGR, encoded by the coding sequence GGTACCGGTCGCCCGAGCGGCAAGCCCGGCTCCAAGCCGGCCGGCCGTTCCGGCAAGCCGGCTGGGCGTTCGAGTGGTCCGTCGAAGGGCCGCCCCGGTGGCAAGCCCGGCTCGAAGTCGGGCGGACGCGCCGGTGGTTCGGGCCGACCGCCTCGTGACGGTCGCCGCGACGACCGGCGGGATGATCGTCGTGACGGTCGCGGTGATGATCGTCGTGGCGGTCGTCGTGATGACCGTCGTGACGACTGGCGCGCCGAGCCGCGAACCGAGGCCGAGCGCCGCGCGGCCGCCGTGCGCGCCACGCGCGGACCTCGTCGCACCGAGCGGACGCCCGAACTCGAGCAGGAACAGATCGAGTCCCGGACCACCGAACAGTGGATCGATGAGGGATCCGTCCGGTCCGAAGCGGCCGCGGCGACGCGCCGTGCGTCCGGCGGCGGGAGCGGGAGCCGTGAACCGGCCGAGATCGACCCCGAGGTCGTCGCCGAGATCCAGGCGGCGCTGTCGCCCGATCGTGCCAAGCGCCTGACCGAGCGACTCGGGTCGGCGTCGGCGGCGCTCGATCGCGAGCGCTTCGAGGAGGCGCTCCGCATCGTCACGCCTCTGACGCGCGAACTTCCCCACGTCGCAGCCGTGCACGAGGTGAGCGGTCTCGCCGCGTACCGGCTCGGTCGGTGGAAGAAGGCGTCGCAGTCGCTCGAGCTCGCTCGACAGTTGCACGACGACCCGGCGTTGCTGCCGGTGCTCGCCGACTGCTACCGGGCCCAGCGTCGGTGGATCGACGTCGACGCCGTCTGGGACGAGATCAAGTCGAAGTCGCCGCCGCACGACATCATGGCCGAGGGCCGGATCGTCGTCGCGAACTCCCTGGCCGAACAGGGCAAGCTGAAGGACGCGATCTCGATGATGAACTCGGTGGCGCAGAAGCCGAAGCGGGTTCGCGACCACCACCTTCGTCAGTGGTACGTGCTGGCCGACCTGTACGACCGCGCCGGCGACACGATGGCGGCGAGCCGCTGGTTCACCGAGGTCGCCCGCAACGATCCGCAGTTCGCCGACGTCTCCGAGCGTCTGCGGGCGCTCGGTCGCTGA
- a CDS encoding replication-associated recombination protein A: MDDLFSAAVEDRLRSSAPLAARLRPRTIDDVVGQDHLVGPGKPLRRLVEGDRLTSAIFWGPPGTGKTTLALAVAGSTARAFEQLSAVTAGVKDVREVIERARQRLGERGQGTILFLDEIHRFSKAQQDALLPAVEDGTLTLIGATTENPFFEVNPPLRSRSTLFRLEPLPRDAIRTLVARGLEAEGASADTDAVDLLVERAGGDGRQVLTSLEVACALAGDAVVSIEHVEAALGTSALRYGRDDHYDVISAFIKSMRGSDPDAAIYWLARMLEAGEDARFIARRIVIFASEDVGMADPQALQVAVAAAQAVEHVGLPEAQLNLSQAVIHMATAPKSNTATTAIGAARRAVRDGSLGEVPAHLRDAHYQGASSLGHGAGYEYPHDDERGWVEQQYLPDELVGERWYRPSRHGFEREIDERMQQRQQPRGDDA; the protein is encoded by the coding sequence GTGGATGACCTGTTCTCGGCCGCGGTCGAGGACCGTCTCCGCTCGTCGGCACCGCTCGCTGCTCGACTGCGACCGCGCACGATCGACGACGTGGTCGGCCAGGACCACCTCGTCGGACCGGGCAAACCGCTCCGACGCCTGGTCGAGGGCGACCGGCTCACCTCGGCGATCTTCTGGGGGCCACCCGGCACGGGCAAGACGACGCTCGCATTGGCCGTTGCCGGCTCGACGGCTCGTGCGTTCGAACAGCTGAGCGCGGTCACCGCCGGCGTGAAAGACGTCCGCGAGGTGATCGAGCGGGCCCGACAGCGACTCGGGGAGCGAGGTCAGGGCACGATCCTGTTCCTCGACGAGATCCACCGGTTCTCCAAGGCGCAGCAGGACGCTCTGCTGCCGGCGGTCGAAGACGGTACGTTGACGCTGATCGGAGCGACCACCGAGAACCCGTTCTTCGAGGTCAATCCACCGCTTCGCAGCCGCTCGACGTTGTTCCGTCTCGAACCGCTGCCGAGGGATGCGATCCGGACCCTCGTCGCCCGCGGCCTCGAGGCCGAGGGGGCGTCGGCCGACACCGATGCCGTCGACCTGCTCGTCGAACGTGCGGGTGGCGACGGTCGCCAGGTCCTCACGTCGCTCGAGGTCGCGTGTGCACTCGCCGGCGATGCCGTCGTCTCCATCGAGCACGTCGAGGCGGCGCTCGGCACGAGCGCGTTGCGGTACGGCCGCGACGACCACTACGACGTCATCAGCGCGTTCATCAAGTCGATGCGTGGCTCCGATCCCGACGCGGCCATCTACTGGCTCGCCCGGATGCTCGAGGCCGGTGAGGACGCTCGCTTCATCGCTCGCCGGATCGTGATCTTCGCCAGCGAGGACGTCGGCATGGCCGACCCGCAGGCGCTGCAGGTCGCGGTGGCGGCGGCTCAGGCGGTCGAACACGTGGGCCTGCCCGAAGCACAACTCAACCTGTCGCAGGCGGTCATCCACATGGCGACGGCCCCCAAGAGCAACACGGCGACGACGGCCATCGGCGCTGCCCGCCGAGCCGTCCGCGACGGCTCGCTCGGCGAGGTGCCCGCACACCTGCGCGACGCCCACTATCAGGGTGCTTCCTCGCTGGGGCACGGCGCCGGATACGAGTACCCTCATGACGACGAACGCGGCTGGGTCGAACAGCAGTATCTCCCCGACGAGCTGGTGGGGGAGCGCTGGTACCGTCCGAGCCGACACGGATTCGAACGGGAGATCGACGAACGTATGCAGCAGCGACAGCAACCCCGAGGAGACGACGCGTGA